A section of the Zavarzinella sp. genome encodes:
- a CDS encoding PSD1 and planctomycete cytochrome C domain-containing protein, giving the protein MMKRTIYIIALLCSGLNASADEQLLAKQAWLVLQSQCLECHGAEKQKGGFRLDTREHFLRGGDSGLAWDAKEPAKSELLRRIHLPATDTERMPPRGKGLTATQSDLVKKWLGAGAPWPATASQQKHWAYIPPKYAPLPAVKNPNWVVNPIDQWILHRLDQEKLLASPRASKETLVRRLSLALTGLPPAPELLRQYLGNSAPNATEELVDQLLASPEFGVRWASPWLDYARYADSHGFQRDDLRSLWPYRDWVVNAFNSDMPYDRFTIEQMGGDLLPKATLAQKIATGFHRSAPTNVEAGTDPEETRTNQVLDRVNTLGMVWLGATLECAQCHDHKYDPISQEEYYRLYAFFNNTALEAQRTNPKVPGSIAFIGPTIPVEDSSVTWQRQQTSAEIASLEKRLADRKALLQKPDPMWEKTELANGGNSQVTVLPVAEFVSKGGSTFEILPDHSVLLTGEPPATDTYLITITTPLKDVRRFRLETLTDDRLPGKGPGRGSEKTPNFVLNTFRVVNMPKKGKNAPLKLVRATADFSQSNFPVANAIDDDPKTAWAINPQFHQPHWAEFELEKPFSHAGNGKIVFTLIQNYGTARTIGRVRLSAISGNGASISVDVQTALKVSAEKRTPQQSELIRKHRAATDPEAIRLYNQIAIKKTDLSKITSPTTLVLQELPEARPTTIFQRGDFRTPGKVVTPGVPAVLGVPLPKAGNRLDLAHWLVDPNHPLTARVAVNRIWAELFGHGLVTTPEDFGIKGEPPTHPELLDWLALEFIDNGWSMKKLIKMIVLSATYQQDSRTTPEILERDDRNLLYARGPRYRLAAETIRDNLLAISGKLSYGKNGPPIQPYQPDGIWVKVGGEKYNYVVSPGEQRYRRGLYVVWKRGAPYPSFMNFDATNRMACRVARPRTNTPLQALTLLNDPVYVELALSFAQRILDESGEKDLQARLTYAFQVALSRTPTAREVEVLSRLYHLQSQELTAEAAQQLVVPLGKFSPERTRELAVWYAIATTILNLDETITLG; this is encoded by the coding sequence ATGATGAAACGCACCATTTATATAATCGCCCTGTTATGCAGTGGACTGAATGCGTCCGCAGACGAGCAATTACTTGCCAAACAGGCCTGGCTGGTGCTGCAATCCCAATGTCTGGAGTGCCACGGTGCGGAGAAACAAAAAGGTGGGTTTCGCCTCGATACGCGGGAGCATTTTCTCCGTGGGGGCGATTCTGGCCTGGCCTGGGATGCGAAAGAACCCGCAAAAAGTGAATTGTTGCGTCGGATTCACTTACCTGCCACCGATACCGAACGAATGCCCCCACGTGGGAAGGGATTAACTGCCACGCAATCCGATCTGGTTAAAAAGTGGCTGGGAGCCGGGGCACCGTGGCCTGCTACTGCCTCCCAACAGAAACATTGGGCGTACATTCCGCCGAAATACGCCCCACTACCAGCCGTTAAGAATCCCAATTGGGTGGTAAACCCGATTGATCAATGGATTCTGCACCGACTTGACCAGGAAAAACTCTTAGCTTCCCCACGTGCGTCGAAAGAAACTCTGGTGAGACGTTTGTCGCTGGCGTTGACAGGATTACCACCAGCCCCTGAATTGCTTCGGCAATATTTAGGCAACTCAGCACCTAATGCTACAGAAGAATTGGTGGATCAATTGCTGGCTTCGCCCGAATTTGGCGTGCGGTGGGCAAGCCCCTGGCTCGATTACGCCCGTTATGCCGATTCCCACGGTTTTCAGCGGGACGACCTTCGAAGTCTTTGGCCATACCGAGATTGGGTAGTCAACGCCTTCAATAGTGATATGCCCTACGACCGCTTTACCATTGAACAGATGGGTGGGGATCTGCTGCCCAAGGCCACACTGGCACAAAAAATTGCGACGGGCTTCCATCGTTCCGCCCCCACCAACGTGGAAGCGGGGACTGATCCAGAAGAAACCCGCACCAATCAGGTGCTGGACCGTGTGAATACGTTGGGGATGGTCTGGCTGGGTGCCACCTTGGAATGTGCCCAGTGCCACGATCATAAATACGATCCCATTTCGCAGGAAGAATACTATCGGCTGTATGCTTTTTTCAATAATACTGCCCTGGAAGCCCAACGCACCAACCCCAAAGTGCCCGGTTCGATTGCCTTTATTGGCCCCACGATCCCTGTAGAAGATTCATCAGTCACCTGGCAGCGGCAACAGACTAGTGCAGAAATTGCATCGCTGGAAAAACGGTTAGCGGACCGAAAGGCCTTGTTGCAGAAACCCGATCCCATGTGGGAGAAAACGGAGTTGGCAAACGGTGGCAATTCCCAGGTAACGGTGCTGCCAGTTGCCGAATTTGTTTCCAAGGGTGGGTCTACTTTTGAAATCCTGCCCGACCATTCCGTACTGCTGACGGGTGAGCCACCTGCAACAGATACTTACCTGATAACAATAACCACGCCATTGAAAGATGTGCGGCGTTTTCGCCTGGAAACCCTGACGGATGACCGTTTACCTGGTAAAGGGCCTGGGCGTGGCAGTGAAAAAACGCCCAATTTTGTGTTAAACACTTTTCGTGTTGTAAATATGCCGAAAAAAGGCAAAAATGCCCCACTGAAATTGGTGCGGGCAACGGCCGATTTTTCACAGTCGAATTTTCCCGTGGCAAACGCTATTGATGATGACCCCAAAACAGCGTGGGCAATCAATCCGCAGTTTCATCAGCCGCACTGGGCCGAATTTGAGCTGGAAAAACCATTCAGCCATGCTGGAAACGGCAAAATTGTCTTCACGTTGATTCAGAATTATGGCACCGCACGCACGATTGGTCGGGTGCGTCTCTCCGCCATTTCCGGCAACGGTGCGTCAATTTCAGTAGACGTTCAAACAGCCTTGAAAGTGTCTGCAGAAAAACGCACCCCCCAGCAGTCAGAACTCATCCGGAAACACCGAGCAGCGACCGATCCTGAAGCAATTCGGTTATATAATCAAATCGCTATCAAAAAGACGGACCTGTCGAAGATTACTTCGCCCACCACATTGGTGCTGCAGGAATTGCCCGAAGCACGCCCCACAACCATCTTCCAGCGTGGGGACTTCCGCACCCCAGGCAAGGTGGTCACACCCGGAGTTCCAGCAGTGCTGGGGGTGCCATTACCGAAAGCCGGAAATCGACTGGACTTAGCACACTGGCTGGTCGATCCAAACCACCCACTTACAGCACGGGTAGCGGTGAACCGCATCTGGGCAGAACTGTTTGGGCATGGCCTGGTCACTACGCCGGAAGATTTTGGCATCAAAGGGGAACCTCCAACGCACCCGGAGTTGTTGGATTGGCTGGCACTGGAGTTCATCGACAATGGCTGGTCGATGAAAAAACTCATTAAAATGATCGTGTTGTCGGCGACCTACCAGCAGGATTCCCGCACCACACCGGAGATATTGGAGCGTGACGATCGGAATCTGCTTTACGCCCGCGGCCCACGATACCGTTTGGCGGCAGAAACAATTCGCGATAACCTGCTTGCGATTTCCGGCAAACTTTCCTACGGCAAAAATGGCCCACCAATTCAACCGTATCAGCCGGATGGCATCTGGGTAAAGGTTGGTGGGGAAAAATACAATTATGTCGTCAGTCCTGGGGAACAACGTTATCGTCGTGGGCTTTATGTGGTCTGGAAACGGGGTGCACCGTACCCCAGCTTTATGAATTTCGATGCCACCAACCGCATGGCGTGCCGCGTCGCCCGCCCACGCACGAATACTCCCTTGCAGGCACTAACATTGCTAAACGACCCTGTTTATGTGGAACTGGCACTGTCATTCGCCCAGCGAATTCTGGATGAGTCAGGCGAAAAGGACTTGCAGGCCCGCCTGACCTATGCTTTTCAGGTGGCATTATCCCGCACACCCACAGCACGCGAAGTGGAGGTCCTCAGCAGGCTCTATCACCTTCAGTCACAGGAACTTACGGCAGAAGCAGCTCAGCAGTTGGTGGTACCGTTGGGCAAGTTTTCGCCGGAGCGCACCAGAGAACTGGCTGTGTGGTACGCCATTGCTACCACCATCCTGAATCTGGACGAAACCATTACGCTGGGGTAA
- a CDS encoding DUF1552 domain-containing protein, with translation MTKKTWHLNRRTMLRGTGISLALPYLNAMESALHASTGTITPKRFLATYISYGVYQPDGPTGIPKKKPDGTYQHHEWSWWPQAKIGELKSFNKSTKPFEELKNHITYLRGLDHKGGYKLGGHSSGDVFLTGADMAGHEPTNNISLDQAMARHLGQLTRHNSLVLGTEGGTGSYQQTKTLSHRGPGKAIPSLHKPQEIFNLLFNPYAGKGVEEVRAGLKRDASILDLLQEESQSFHNLLGNEDKRKMTEYLESVREIEKRVERSSQWTNIKLPNIDTKGLNLEVNHQASPQDYIRVLYDLIYLAFRTDQTRFATYMTESEHSQSSPLWNYANYVLGYKGATHDIAHKRPEVISGQWDEWRNANHAYFLKRLANTPEGEGTMLDNTIVLYGSAHPHGSHSAYNYPLILAGGRNLGLKHGNLHEFVDNKKVPLANLFVTLLQAVGIDQDKFADSTGNLNQLLRA, from the coding sequence ATGACGAAGAAAACCTGGCATCTGAACCGCCGAACAATGCTTCGTGGGACGGGTATCTCATTGGCATTGCCCTACCTCAATGCAATGGAAAGTGCATTACATGCATCTACAGGAACCATCACTCCCAAACGATTCCTGGCGACCTATATCTCTTATGGCGTCTACCAGCCAGACGGCCCCACAGGAATCCCGAAGAAAAAACCTGATGGCACCTATCAGCATCACGAGTGGAGTTGGTGGCCCCAGGCAAAAATCGGTGAGCTCAAGTCCTTCAATAAATCGACCAAACCATTCGAAGAGCTGAAGAACCACATCACTTACCTGCGTGGCCTGGATCACAAGGGTGGCTACAAGCTTGGTGGGCATAGCTCCGGGGATGTCTTTCTCACCGGTGCGGACATGGCAGGGCATGAACCGACCAACAACATCTCCCTCGATCAGGCGATGGCCCGGCACCTGGGACAGTTGACGCGTCACAACTCATTGGTCCTTGGTACCGAAGGTGGCACCGGTTCTTACCAACAAACAAAAACATTGAGCCATCGCGGACCTGGCAAGGCGATCCCTTCGTTGCACAAGCCACAGGAAATCTTCAACCTCCTGTTCAACCCGTATGCGGGAAAAGGCGTTGAAGAAGTGCGTGCCGGCCTGAAACGCGATGCCAGCATCCTCGATCTGCTTCAGGAAGAATCCCAGAGCTTTCACAACCTCCTTGGCAACGAAGACAAACGGAAGATGACTGAGTATCTCGAATCTGTTCGAGAGATCGAAAAGCGAGTCGAACGCTCCAGCCAATGGACGAACATCAAACTTCCAAATATCGACACGAAGGGCCTGAACCTGGAAGTCAATCATCAGGCTTCGCCACAGGACTACATCCGCGTCTTGTACGATCTCATCTACCTTGCCTTCCGCACCGACCAGACCCGCTTCGCCACTTACATGACAGAATCAGAACATTCCCAATCCAGCCCGTTGTGGAACTATGCCAATTACGTGCTCGGCTATAAGGGTGCCACCCACGACATTGCCCACAAACGACCGGAAGTCATTTCCGGGCAGTGGGACGAGTGGCGAAATGCCAACCATGCCTACTTCCTCAAACGACTGGCAAACACACCAGAGGGAGAGGGTACCATGCTCGACAACACCATCGTCCTTTACGGCTCTGCTCACCCCCATGGTTCGCACAGTGCCTATAACTACCCACTGATACTGGCTGGTGGCAGGAATTTAGGCTTGAAGCATGGCAACCTGCATGAATTCGTTGACAACAAAAAGGTGCCGCTTGCCAACCTGTTTGTCACTCTGCTGCAAGCCGTGGGTATCGACCAGGACAAGTTCGCCGACAGCACTGGCAACCTTAACCAGCTCCTGCGAGCCTGA
- a CDS encoding DUF3748 domain-containing protein, producing the protein MSSPTTTRQLTRKPCGHILTNTNVWSADGQWIYYDVRSDPAGSLFDGNRIERVHVKTGTVEQIFESRNGAHCGVVTAAPHQDQVVFIAGPEFPTSDWTYGAAHRQGMLVSVLPNDRCAEHLEARNLTTPFTPGALRGGTHVHTFHPTSPYVAFTYDDAVLPTTAPSGYEGDVNQRNVGVALLGKPVQVPDSHARNHSGSSFSVLVTRTVNQPAPGSDEICKAFEDAWVGTRGYVKTDGTLQHLAIAFQGEVVLENGQHIHELFISDLPTDLTVSGAGPIEGTATLRPHPPAGVVQRRLTYTHRLPFPGIQGPRHWVRSSPDGSRIAFLMKDRRGIVQLFVVSPNGGEIQQISQLKAPGVTSAFSWHPTGSWIAHASGTQLCCTHLDSGHTQIIPLGLSDHPPIRPEAVVFSPDGSQIAFVLQLTTHFGKYNQIFCAEWTNG; encoded by the coding sequence ATGAGTTCCCCCACAACCACTCGTCAACTGACACGGAAGCCGTGCGGGCACATCTTAACCAACACCAATGTGTGGTCGGCAGATGGCCAGTGGATTTATTACGATGTACGCTCTGATCCTGCGGGCAGCCTGTTCGATGGAAACCGCATCGAACGGGTGCATGTGAAAACCGGGACAGTCGAACAAATATTTGAATCTCGAAACGGGGCCCACTGTGGGGTGGTTACTGCAGCACCCCACCAGGATCAGGTGGTTTTTATTGCCGGACCTGAATTTCCCACTTCAGATTGGACATACGGTGCGGCGCATCGACAGGGAATGCTGGTTTCGGTTCTGCCAAACGATCGTTGTGCGGAACATCTCGAAGCCCGAAACCTGACCACACCGTTCACTCCGGGTGCCTTACGAGGTGGCACGCATGTTCATACGTTTCACCCCACAAGTCCTTATGTGGCATTTACTTACGACGATGCAGTGCTGCCTACAACTGCCCCATCTGGGTATGAAGGTGATGTCAATCAGCGGAACGTGGGGGTGGCACTATTAGGGAAACCGGTACAGGTGCCTGATTCCCACGCCAGAAATCATTCGGGCAGTAGTTTTAGTGTGTTAGTTACCCGCACGGTGAATCAGCCAGCACCCGGTTCGGATGAAATTTGCAAAGCGTTTGAAGATGCCTGGGTGGGCACCAGGGGATATGTGAAGACAGATGGCACCTTGCAGCACCTGGCGATTGCTTTTCAAGGCGAAGTGGTGCTGGAAAACGGACAGCACATTCATGAATTATTCATTTCTGACCTGCCCACTGACTTGACGGTTTCTGGTGCTGGTCCAATCGAAGGAACTGCGACTTTACGCCCACATCCACCTGCGGGGGTGGTACAGCGTCGCCTGACCTATACGCACCGTTTGCCGTTTCCGGGCATCCAGGGCCCACGTCATTGGGTGCGATCTTCACCCGATGGCAGCAGAATCGCTTTTTTAATGAAAGATCGACGCGGAATTGTCCAGCTTTTTGTGGTTTCACCAAACGGTGGTGAGATTCAGCAGATCAGTCAATTGAAAGCACCTGGGGTCACATCGGCGTTCTCGTGGCACCCTACAGGGAGCTGGATCGCCCACGCCAGTGGCACGCAACTCTGTTGCACCCACTTGGATAGTGGACATACACAAATTATCCCGCTGGGCCTGAGTGATCACCCACCGATCCGGCCAGAGGCAGTGGTATTTTCACCCGATGGCAGCCAGATTGCTTTCGTTCTGCAACTTACGACCCACTTTGGGAAATATAATCAGATCTTCTGTGCAGAATGGACCAATGGATGA
- a CDS encoding DUF1501 domain-containing protein: protein MHLSIPLNRRSILQGGLGLGALALTQLLQAEEPANPLAAKKPMFPAKAEHIIYLHMIGAPSQLDLYDPKPELQKRDGQECPASLLEGKRFAFIGGAMSLAGSPFQFTKHGQSGQVLSELLPHFSKVVDDVAIVRTVHTEEINHAPAQLFLHTGFGRGGRPGLGSWVTYGLGSSNRDLPAYMVMLSGPLGGAGTAVYGSGFLPSIYQGIPLRSSGEPVLFLSDPPGQSAKDRRNILDALKELNQQKLEQSGDPEIATRIGQYEMAYRMQRSVPELMDLKQETQETLNLYGAQPGKASFANNCLLARRLVERGVRIVELYDADWDHHSNLATALPRKAKDIDQPMAALLADLKRRGLLEKTLVVWGSEFGRTPLRQGINGEGKKTSAGRDHHKDAFTMWLAGGGIRGGVSYGTTDDFGFNPAENAVATHDINATILHLLGLDHEKLTYKYQGREFRLTDVHGKVIQPIVG from the coding sequence ATGCACCTTTCCATCCCACTGAACCGTCGATCGATCCTGCAAGGTGGCCTGGGCCTCGGGGCACTGGCACTGACGCAACTGCTGCAGGCGGAAGAACCTGCCAACCCACTCGCTGCAAAAAAGCCGATGTTTCCCGCAAAGGCAGAGCACATCATTTACCTGCACATGATTGGTGCCCCGTCGCAGCTTGATCTGTATGATCCCAAGCCGGAATTGCAGAAAAGAGACGGTCAGGAATGCCCCGCGTCGCTGCTGGAAGGAAAGCGATTTGCCTTTATCGGTGGGGCAATGTCTCTGGCTGGATCACCATTCCAATTCACCAAACATGGTCAAAGTGGACAGGTTCTGTCGGAATTACTGCCCCATTTCAGCAAAGTGGTTGATGATGTGGCGATTGTCCGCACAGTACATACCGAAGAGATCAACCATGCTCCTGCCCAGTTGTTTCTGCACACCGGCTTTGGCCGTGGCGGCAGGCCAGGGCTTGGCTCGTGGGTAACCTATGGCCTGGGTAGCAGTAATCGCGATCTGCCCGCCTACATGGTAATGCTTTCCGGCCCACTGGGTGGTGCGGGGACAGCGGTGTATGGCAGTGGTTTTCTCCCCAGCATTTATCAGGGCATCCCACTGCGGTCATCAGGCGAACCAGTACTGTTTCTCAGCGATCCCCCAGGTCAATCGGCAAAGGATCGACGCAATATTCTGGATGCGTTGAAGGAATTGAACCAGCAGAAATTAGAACAGTCTGGCGACCCGGAAATTGCCACCCGCATTGGCCAGTACGAAATGGCCTATCGGATGCAGCGCAGTGTGCCCGAATTGATGGATTTGAAGCAGGAAACCCAGGAAACACTGAACCTTTACGGGGCACAACCTGGCAAAGCCAGTTTTGCGAACAACTGCCTGCTGGCCCGCCGTCTGGTAGAACGTGGGGTGCGGATTGTAGAACTGTACGATGCCGACTGGGACCACCACTCGAATCTGGCAACTGCCCTGCCACGCAAGGCGAAGGATATCGATCAGCCGATGGCCGCACTGCTGGCCGATTTGAAAAGACGTGGGCTTCTGGAAAAAACACTGGTGGTGTGGGGATCGGAATTTGGCCGCACCCCCCTGCGGCAGGGCATCAATGGCGAAGGGAAGAAAACCAGTGCCGGCCGCGACCACCACAAAGATGCCTTCACGATGTGGCTGGCAGGTGGGGGAATCCGCGGCGGTGTCAGTTATGGCACCACCGACGACTTTGGCTTCAATCCCGCTGAAAACGCGGTAGCCACCCACGACATCAATGCCACCATCCTGCACCTGCTGGGACTGGACCACGAAAAACTGACCTACAAGTACCAGGGCCGCGAATTCCGCCTAACCGACGTCCACGGAAAAGTAATCCAGCCCATCGTGGGGTAG
- a CDS encoding DUF1592 domain-containing protein, whose protein sequence is MKRQKTILGTLLVMLLLIVAMVYNRFVVSDRLAAAATISELPEVPLQKKPGTPTDIEVYKQVVAPFFKTYCVSCHGPEKSKGGITVHSLHGDLSLGQELDKWESILDMLEFGQMPPAKSPQPKEDEVKAVKTWIKSGMRTFVEKANRELPTAKTRRLTNVEYENTLSELLGFECKVIDELPKDPERRYHFNNNAEMMRIGPEQLDEYLRIARKVMQSAIVGPEKPKTVKVNGAWLSGTMDNGPSRDELNPFTGRAIGSPSRGMKLVGPTHGEFRIRLSASALPMKGRDGVWLNVSLGLPLNGDHNAKPYINAASLYLTNSPDEPKIYEITGRLESVPVALEKQKDGSIQQVRELWFTPAFDDGTLNDKGSDHQRLLATHRALIHWVELEAPYYKTWPPKHHTDILFESPLRESDTKAYVTEVLKRFMTRAYRRPASDKEIERYFRIYQLVRPGVDSFEAAMRETLALVLVSPRFLYHTESDPATDEHYAMASRLSYFLWASMPDSELFELAASKKIDHPKVIEQQVLRMIQDDRSKKFVEDFTLQWLDIKKTLTVPINTELYPRFLHLVRIGETAGSEVPYRTSVRDYMMQETIGFVEHMIRENKSALNVVDSDFAILNERLAKHYGVEGVTGMQMRPVAIRPEHHLGGLLTQSSVLIGNGTGTAPHPIYRAVFLREAILGDTVAPPPSEVPALSDSAGASLEKSLSIAQLLAKHRTVESCNDCHFRLDPWGIPFEDYNAIGRYQPKVPRDGTRVSLFDRNKHTDLAGYQKYLDSINVVKIDARSRVPHGPEVDGLQDLKAYLLKERSNEIVRNVIQRLLTYGLGRNLTFRDRIAVDELLKESKSKGFGMRDMIVSICISEIFREPRPKKED, encoded by the coding sequence ATGAAGCGTCAGAAGACGATTCTAGGAACGTTGCTGGTCATGCTGTTGCTAATTGTGGCGATGGTGTATAACCGTTTTGTAGTATCTGATCGGCTGGCAGCGGCGGCGACCATTTCGGAGCTGCCCGAAGTTCCACTGCAGAAAAAGCCAGGTACCCCCACGGATATCGAAGTCTACAAGCAAGTTGTCGCACCTTTTTTCAAGACCTACTGTGTTTCCTGCCACGGCCCGGAGAAGAGCAAAGGGGGAATCACCGTCCATTCACTGCACGGCGACCTGTCGTTGGGACAAGAGCTGGACAAATGGGAATCGATCCTGGACATGCTCGAGTTCGGGCAGATGCCACCCGCCAAATCGCCACAGCCAAAGGAAGATGAAGTCAAGGCTGTCAAGACATGGATCAAGTCTGGGATGCGCACCTTTGTTGAAAAGGCGAATCGGGAGCTTCCCACGGCCAAAACCCGGCGCCTGACAAATGTTGAATATGAAAATACGCTTAGCGAACTACTTGGTTTCGAATGTAAGGTGATCGACGAACTTCCGAAAGACCCCGAACGTCGTTATCACTTCAACAATAATGCTGAGATGATGCGGATCGGCCCAGAGCAGTTGGATGAGTATCTGCGGATCGCACGAAAAGTGATGCAAAGTGCAATTGTTGGTCCGGAAAAACCAAAAACAGTAAAGGTAAACGGTGCCTGGTTGTCCGGGACGATGGACAATGGCCCTAGCCGTGATGAATTGAACCCCTTCACTGGCAGGGCGATTGGCTCTCCAAGTCGCGGAATGAAGTTAGTCGGCCCCACCCACGGCGAATTTCGGATTCGGTTGAGCGCGTCGGCACTGCCGATGAAAGGACGCGATGGGGTCTGGCTCAACGTCAGCCTGGGGCTACCGTTGAACGGCGACCATAATGCCAAACCATACATCAATGCAGCCAGCCTTTACCTGACCAATTCTCCTGACGAGCCAAAGATCTATGAGATTACCGGCCGACTGGAATCTGTCCCGGTTGCACTCGAGAAGCAGAAAGATGGCTCGATCCAGCAGGTCCGGGAGCTCTGGTTCACCCCAGCCTTCGACGATGGAACCCTCAACGACAAGGGCTCTGACCACCAACGCTTGCTTGCGACCCACCGGGCACTGATCCACTGGGTGGAGTTGGAAGCGCCATATTACAAAACCTGGCCACCGAAACACCACACAGACATTTTGTTTGAATCGCCATTGCGGGAGAGTGATACGAAAGCGTATGTGACTGAGGTGCTTAAGCGATTTATGACGCGCGCCTATCGCCGGCCCGCCTCGGACAAGGAGATTGAGAGATACTTCAGGATCTATCAGCTAGTTCGCCCTGGGGTGGATTCTTTTGAGGCGGCAATGCGGGAGACTCTGGCACTGGTGCTGGTCTCGCCTCGTTTCCTCTACCACACCGAGTCGGACCCCGCTACCGATGAACATTATGCAATGGCCTCGCGGTTGTCGTACTTCCTCTGGGCTTCAATGCCCGATTCTGAGTTGTTCGAATTAGCTGCATCGAAGAAAATCGATCATCCGAAAGTTATTGAACAACAGGTTCTGCGGATGATCCAGGATGATCGTTCGAAGAAGTTTGTCGAAGATTTCACACTACAGTGGCTCGATATCAAGAAAACATTGACAGTGCCCATCAACACTGAACTTTATCCCCGATTTCTCCATCTGGTCCGGATCGGTGAAACGGCAGGGTCCGAAGTGCCGTATCGCACATCGGTGCGAGACTACATGATGCAGGAGACGATTGGGTTCGTTGAGCACATGATTCGCGAGAATAAGAGCGCACTCAACGTCGTTGATTCGGACTTTGCCATATTGAATGAACGGCTGGCAAAGCACTACGGAGTGGAAGGGGTGACCGGTATGCAGATGCGTCCTGTTGCCATCAGGCCCGAGCACCACCTGGGAGGACTGCTCACTCAGAGTTCCGTGCTGATCGGAAATGGTACAGGCACCGCACCACACCCGATCTATCGGGCTGTTTTCCTGCGTGAGGCAATTCTTGGGGACACTGTCGCCCCACCACCATCCGAGGTTCCCGCGCTCAGTGATTCGGCGGGTGCATCGCTTGAGAAGTCGTTGTCGATTGCGCAGCTTCTGGCCAAACACCGCACTGTCGAGTCCTGCAATGATTGTCATTTTCGGCTGGATCCCTGGGGCATTCCCTTCGAAGACTACAACGCGATAGGCAGGTATCAGCCAAAGGTACCCAGGGATGGTACACGAGTCAGCCTGTTTGACAGGAATAAACACACGGATTTGGCAGGCTATCAGAAATACCTCGACTCGATCAACGTGGTCAAGATCGACGCCAGATCGCGCGTTCCACACGGCCCCGAAGTAGATGGTTTACAGGACCTCAAGGCCTATCTTCTCAAGGAACGCAGTAACGAAATTGTCAGGAACGTCATCCAGCGTTTGTTGACCTACGGCCTTGGCCGCAACCTGACTTTCCGTGACCGTATCGCAGTAGACGAACTGTTAAAAGAGTCCAAATCGAAAGGCTTTGGCATGCGGGACATGATCGTCTCGATCTGTATTAGTGAAATTTTCCGAGAACCGCGTCCCAAAAAGGAAGACTGA
- a CDS encoding SGNH/GDSL hydrolase family protein, translating into MAKSLLTDVVVLLVVFIGVPVASGQQGNKPRLPSVLLIGDRVYQQFVLASVRDELKDQATVNLAVWPKDVLPNSTNMLQHLDLLLGISNAAGKEVPQDKRPTWDLIHFNAGFGDLIYCVPNLKSHRTLPHDLGGVVRTDPNQYEKNLVMLVQQLKEKAPNAKLVWGNTTPIRYSRNGYFKPGDEIAYNQIAQKVMIRHRVPINDLHNYAKSIIDMDKPGPRDLDPFYFDNKQLHPPVVDSIVRELGLKPKDRKK; encoded by the coding sequence ATGGCGAAGTCACTTCTCACCGATGTGGTGGTACTACTCGTTGTTTTCATTGGTGTACCTGTTGCTTCGGGTCAGCAAGGAAACAAGCCCAGGCTGCCGAGCGTGCTTCTCATTGGTGATCGGGTGTACCAGCAGTTTGTCCTCGCCAGTGTTCGCGATGAACTTAAGGACCAGGCAACAGTAAATCTTGCTGTTTGGCCCAAAGACGTTCTACCCAACTCGACCAACATGCTTCAGCACCTGGATCTGCTATTAGGTATCAGTAATGCGGCTGGTAAAGAGGTGCCTCAAGATAAGCGGCCCACGTGGGACCTGATCCACTTTAATGCCGGCTTTGGCGATCTGATCTATTGCGTGCCGAACCTGAAATCTCACCGCACCCTGCCCCACGACCTGGGCGGAGTAGTCCGTACAGACCCCAACCAGTATGAGAAGAATCTGGTTATGCTGGTTCAACAACTAAAAGAGAAAGCCCCGAACGCCAAACTTGTCTGGGGAAATACTACTCCTATTCGATACTCACGAAATGGTTACTTCAAACCTGGCGATGAGATTGCTTACAACCAGATCGCTCAGAAAGTCATGATTAGGCACCGGGTTCCGATCAACGATCTGCACAATTACGCCAAATCGATCATCGACATGGATAAGCCAGGCCCAAGGGATTTGGACCCGTTCTACTTCGACAATAAGCAACTCCATCCCCCGGTGGTGGATAGCATCGTCCGCGAACTTGGACTCAAACCAAAAGATCGCAAAAAGTAA